From Chryseobacterium gallinarum, one genomic window encodes:
- a CDS encoding Crp/Fnr family transcriptional regulator, which yields MKKTVSCMNIDESILHSFGGENVIYSAKDLIFREGEYPQYYFQIISGRVKLNIYNENGKEFIQNILGKNQSFGDPLLFIEKLSPINAISLQTTEVVRMSKNNFMDMLKKKPDLSLEMNMCLSQRLYYNILMVNNMASSDAAQRLKGLLDYLKSYHDDDCRHSFPIELTRQQIADLTGLRVETVIRTVRKMANSEIIKLDGHRILY from the coding sequence ATGAAAAAAACGGTAAGTTGTATGAATATCGATGAGAGTATTCTTCATTCATTTGGAGGCGAAAATGTTATCTATAGTGCTAAAGATCTTATTTTCAGGGAAGGTGAATACCCACAATATTATTTCCAGATTATCAGCGGGAGGGTAAAACTAAATATCTATAATGAAAACGGAAAAGAGTTTATCCAGAATATTTTAGGAAAAAATCAAAGTTTTGGGGATCCGTTACTTTTTATCGAAAAGCTCTCTCCTATCAATGCCATAAGTTTACAGACAACAGAAGTAGTGAGAATGTCTAAAAATAATTTTATGGATATGCTAAAGAAAAAACCCGATCTTTCACTGGAAATGAATATGTGCCTGTCACAAAGATTATATTACAATATTTTAATGGTGAACAATATGGCGTCATCTGATGCAGCTCAACGTCTGAAAGGGTTACTGGATTATCTCAAGAGTTATCATGATGATGACTGCCGGCATTCTTTTCCGATAGAACTTACCCGCCAGCAAATTGCTGACCTTACCGGGTTAAGGGTAGAGACTGTTATCAGGACCGTAAGAAAAATGGCCAATAGTGAGATTATAAAACTTGACGGCCACAGAATCTTATACTAG